The stretch of DNA TTGTCTCGTGATATGAGGCAATATGATGCCGTATCCTTGGTTCAAATTTTATTGAGTTCGTTAATCGCTTATGATATACTAAATCATGTTTCCTTTCTTAATCTCTATTTTTTATCGTTTCCGGATGCGGAAAATATTAATCAAAATTTAAGCAACCTATTAATTAAACAGACAGGCAGGTCTCTATGGATGTGAAGTCTTTATCAGCCACTGAAGTCGTCAAGCCGAAACGGCGCTGGTATACCGTGCTGGCGTTATCATCAGCTGCACTGGTTGATTCAATGGAAAGCTTCGGTTACGAAATTCTGTGGCCCTATATGTATCGTTCATTGGGGGTGGCGATGAGTATGTTGGCGCCTATCCTGAGTGTTGGTAAGTTTATTGGCACCATTACCACCCCGATTTGGGGCGTACTGGCGGATCGTTACTCGCGAAAAGTGATGTTGATCGTGATGACCGGCATCTGGGGGCTGTGGACCGGGGTCATCGGGTTTGTGCAATCATTCTGGCAGTTGATGGTTGTGCGCGTATTGGCATCTTTGGGTTTGGCTGTTTTGTATCCGGTCGCATTTTCAATGATTAGTGACCTTTTTACCAGTGATAACCGGGGAAAAGCGATTGGAGTCATGACAGCGTTTGGCTTTAGCGGCAGTATGATTTCCACCGTCGTTCTCTCCACCCTTGCAACGACGGACCCAGAAGCCTGGCGTTATGGCTTCATTATTATGGGTTTGTCGAGCTTCATCACCGGCTTGATGTTATTGTTTGTCATTGAGCCGCCAAGGGGCAGCATGGAACCAGAACTGGCGGATGTGGTGGATAAGGAGACGGCACTTAAGTTTGACATAAAAAAAGTGCCAGTGCTCCTTAAAATCCCCAGTTACTGGATCTTGTTGGTGAATGATATTACGGATTGGATTGGTTTCTCAACGCTCACCGCCTGGGCGTTCACCTGGTTAGATTTGCTTGATCTTGGCACGGGCGGCATGCCCATGGTGATGCTGCTGATCTTTTGCGGTGTGATTCTCGGTCATATTGGTTTTGGCTGGTTCGGGGACTATTTAGACAAACGTTACCCTCGCCTGGGACGGATCACCCTGGGGCAGATCGGTCAGGTGCTCAGCGTTCTATCGATTATTGGGTTTCTTTATTTGGGCGCTGCCAATATCACTTACCTGTTGATCACCGGGCTTCTCTTTGGGTTATCCTTTTCAATGAAGTCAACGGGGGCTCGCGCGCCTTTATTACAGAACATCTTGCTACCTGAGTTGCGCGCATCCGGGAGGTCTTTCATTGAAATGGTATCCGGATTGGTGCTGACCGGATCCCTGACTTTTTCAGGCTGGCTTTTGAACCGGGTCGGAGAGGATCTGCAATTGATGATGTTATTGATGGTGCCAACGACGACATTTGCTGCAACGTTGGTCTGGTCACTTTTGTTCCGTTTTTATCCCGCAGACCGGATGCATTATAAGGCGATCCTGATGAACCAACGTCAAGAAATCCTTGATGATAAAGAAATATAAAAGTTGGTGTCTTATTTCACGCAGAGAAGCGAAATTACACAACCTCAAGGTAGTCGATCCCAGGTAAGGCTGCAAAAGCCGCATGCGGCTCAGTCTGGTACCAAAAAGCGACAGAAGCAATATCATCTGACCTTTGCAGGTAACGCATGGGTTTCACCACACGCCAGCCTAAATCCTGAATGGTGATCCGCAGGTCGGTTTTAAAGCGGATGGGGTCCATGATATGCCAGCGGTAGAGGCCAAACCTCGCTTGGCTTAATTTCAATCCATCGGGAAGGAGCACTTGGGGCATACCAAGAAAGGGGGTACTGAAGCGACCGTACTTTCTTTCATTTCCTTCACCTTCATAAAAACACCAGGCTCCGCCGAAATAATCCTCTGTCCCTGTACCGCAGATCGTGGGAAAGGCTTTGTCGCCGTCCAGGAAGACTTTGACCTCACCTTCCCCCCACCATCCGGATTGGATGGCTCCCCAGGCTAAGTAAGTGCCCACATAATGTCCCTGTCCCTTCACATTGTCGATGATGGTGAAGTCTTCTCCCCTGGGGAGTGGGTTTGCTCGGCGCCAAGCTGCATGCAGTGTAGCATGGTCGTCTGGAATTTGTGTTAATGTATAGTTGATCTGGTAAAAGAAGCTGTCAACTTTTTTATATCCAATATTCTCAAGCGTAACCCGGGCATTGCGATGGAAAGGCATCGGCCAGTAGGCGTTGAAACCGCCATTGGGGTTGACGACCACCGGCAATGAGTTGACCCGGCAGGGCACAGTCCATCCACAGCAGAAGAAATCTCCTAATGGGACTTCAATGGACGGCTCTTGTTCATCATCCCAATAAAAGCGCAAGATTAAAGAGCGCCAGTGTATTGAAGGGGTGGTGCACCAAATGTGTTGAATGCATCCAGGAGATGGGATCTCAGCTAATGTTGAAATTTCGCCGGGTTGAAGGGCGATAAAGGGTGATACTTTCCAACCCTGCCCCAGGTCGGCGGCTGCTCGTTCCCACTCCAACCCTGTGGTGGACATCCCACCTTCGCCTTTGGCGCCCGTCCTGTTTTCGGGACTGATGGAACGGGTTTCAGCCTGGGAAAGCCGTGATAAATTACCAAGAGTTAACCCAAAATCAAACATCGACATATCCGGCTCCTTTTCGCATATTGGGTTGTAGTGCCTCATTAATGTGCTGCTATGAACGGTTCGTATGAGGCAATTTTACCTTAGAATGACAGCTGCATCAGGGCAGCTTAAGAGCCTTGATGTGTGCCTGTAACCTTGCTTGATTTTATTCCACCACAATCAGAAATTGAGACAAGGTGTTTTTATGTGTGGAGAAGGGTAACGAACTGATGTGCCCGCTCTCCATTAATGCCACTCTGGAAGGCCTTCGGCGAAGTTTCCAGAGGAATTTGGTCATTCCCAAAAACTTCTCCGATTGCTTGGATCCATCGAAACACTTGATAAATACTCAAAGTACATATCTTCGTTAATGAGAAATTAATAATGTTATCATGGGCATAGTATCCAGTCTTTCACCAAAATTTTCTCTTTTCGCTCACACGTTTACACCCACCTCTGATCTTTCGTCAAAAGGAAAAACACAATGATCGAACTTCCTGACACAAGCCATCGCCAGGCATATTAACGAAACTCTCATCGGGAAAAGGGTCACATCGGTCTTAGCGGCTTCTTCTCCCCACAAATTCGCCTGTTACCACAACGACCCGGCTGGGTAGGCGCGGTACAGAAAAGAATCTGTTCGGTCAACCCGTCAGGCGTGCGGCTAATCGAGGCTTGCCCTGTCCCAATTGCAGCGTACCCATTCAAAAAGATTCCTTCCTGGGAGGCAGCATCATCACCTGCAGCCACTACCATCCACTTGACATTTCACCATAAAAATTCAGCACTCTTTTGGAAAACAAAAAAGCACCCGTACCCAACAGGTGCTTG from Brevefilum fermentans encodes:
- a CDS encoding MFS transporter; its protein translation is MDVKSLSATEVVKPKRRWYTVLALSSAALVDSMESFGYEILWPYMYRSLGVAMSMLAPILSVGKFIGTITTPIWGVLADRYSRKVMLIVMTGIWGLWTGVIGFVQSFWQLMVVRVLASLGLAVLYPVAFSMISDLFTSDNRGKAIGVMTAFGFSGSMISTVVLSTLATTDPEAWRYGFIIMGLSSFITGLMLLFVIEPPRGSMEPELADVVDKETALKFDIKKVPVLLKIPSYWILLVNDITDWIGFSTLTAWAFTWLDLLDLGTGGMPMVMLLIFCGVILGHIGFGWFGDYLDKRYPRLGRITLGQIGQVLSVLSIIGFLYLGAANITYLLITGLLFGLSFSMKSTGARAPLLQNILLPELRASGRSFIEMVSGLVLTGSLTFSGWLLNRVGEDLQLMMLLMVPTTTFAATLVWSLLFRFYPADRMHYKAILMNQRQEILDDKEI
- a CDS encoding glycoside hydrolase family 172 protein is translated as MSMFDFGLTLGNLSRLSQAETRSISPENRTGAKGEGGMSTTGLEWERAAADLGQGWKVSPFIALQPGEISTLAEIPSPGCIQHIWCTTPSIHWRSLILRFYWDDEQEPSIEVPLGDFFCCGWTVPCRVNSLPVVVNPNGGFNAYWPMPFHRNARVTLENIGYKKVDSFFYQINYTLTQIPDDHATLHAAWRRANPLPRGEDFTIIDNVKGQGHYVGTYLAWGAIQSGWWGEGEVKVFLDGDKAFPTICGTGTEDYFGGAWCFYEGEGNERKYGRFSTPFLGMPQVLLPDGLKLSQARFGLYRWHIMDPIRFKTDLRITIQDLGWRVVKPMRYLQRSDDIASVAFWYQTEPHAAFAALPGIDYLEVV